The Rhodothermales bacterium genomic interval CGTCTGCACACTCCCTCCGGCCTCGGGGGCGGAGGACGTTTTACACGCCGGCGCGGCGAGGAGGAAAATTCCGAGAAGTGCAAAGTGAAAAGTGGAAAGTGAAAAATGGGGGAGTCTGAGGTTCATGGTCACGCTCTATTGGTTATTGATCAACTCACGGTCACAGCCACTCACTTTGCACTTTTTACTTTGCACTTTTTACTTTTCACTTTGCACTTCGCCAACAGCGTGTATCCACCCTCCTCCCAGCACATCATCCCCTTCATACAAGACAAGCGATTGGCCAGGGGTGATGGCATGGCGGGGTTCGGCGAAGGCGACGTGCAGGGTGTCGTCGTCGCTCTGCCAGACGATGCAGGGGGCGCCTTCGTCCTTGTAGCGGATCTTGGCGATGGCGGGTCTCTCCTCACGCAGGTCGGGGTACTTGGTCAGGTTTAGCTTGCGGGCGACGAGGGTTTGCTGCAATAACTCCTTGCGGGGGCCGACGGTGATAGTGTTGCTGGGGGCGTCGATCCGGGTGACATAGGCCGGATACCCAAGCGCCAGCCCGAGGCCGTGGCGCTGGCCGATTGTGTAAAACGGAAACCCCTCGTGCCGGCCGACGGCGGTGCCGTCGCTGAGTACAAACGATCCGCCCTCTACCTCGGCCTCAAGGCCCGGGACGCGTTCCTTGAGGAAACGCCGGTAGTCGTTGTCGGGCACGAAGCAGATCTCGTAGGAGTCCGGCTTGTCCGCGACGCGGAGCAGGCCGTAGTCGTGCGCCATCTGGCGGATCTGCGGCTTCGTGTAGGCCCCGAGCGGAAAAATGGAGCGCTGGAGGTGTTCCTGGGGGAGGCCCCAGAGGGCGTAACTCTGGTCCTTGTTGGCATCCAGCCCGCGCATTAGCACGTGCCGGCCGAGGGCCTCGTCGTGCCGCACTCGGGCGTAGTGGCCGGTGGCGATGAAAGCACACCCCAGGTCGTCCGCGCGGCGGAGCAGGGCCGCCCACTTGATGTGGGTGTTGCACAGGACGCACGGATTGGGGGTGCGGCCGGCGAGGTACTCGCCCGTGAATCGCTCGATCACCCAGTCCCCAAACTCCTCGCGGATGTCAACGATAAAATGGGTGAACCCGAACGCCATCGCCACGCCCCGGGCGTCGTTCATCGAATCCAGCGAGCAGCACCCGACCTCCTTGCCGCCGCGCCCGCCGCTCGAGGTGTAGTCCCACGTCTTCATCGTGATTCCGATCACCTCGTACCCCTGCTCGCGAAGCAACACGGCCGCCACGGATGAGTCGACCCCGCCGCTCATGGCGACCAGGACACGTCCTTTGGATGGGTGGGGCGGGGTTTCCATGGGGTGATGCTGGCCCAATGCCTGTCAGAGTGGATCGTTAAAAGTAGGTGGCCTTTGAACGGACCCGTCCATCCGGCGTTCCTGAGGGAATCGCCGGCACGAAATGACCAGATACATCCTCCTCCTTCTTATCCTCCTCCCGCTCGACATGGCCTCTGCCCAGACCCTTGTGTGGTCCACCGTCCTGCGCGACGTACGCAACCGCTACCCGGAGGTCGAGCAGATCTCGGTCGACTCCCTGGCGCATTGGCTGCAGGACCCGAACAGGCAGCCGCCGCTGCTGGTGGACGTGCGCGAGCGCTCCGAGTATGACCTCAGCCACATCGCCGGCGCCATCCACTCGGCCCCGGATTCCGCCGATGTCGACGATCTGCTGGCCGCGGCGGCGGGCCGGCCGATCGTGCTGTACTGCTCGGTCGGCTATCGGTCCTCGGCCAAGGCGCAGGCGCTCCTCCAGGCCGGCGCCACGTCGGTCGCCAATCTGGAGGGGTCGGTGTTTATGTGGGCGAACGAAGGACAACCGGTCGAGCGCGACGGAAAGGCCGTACGGGAAGTCCATCCCTACAACCGGGTGTGGGGGGTGTTGCTCAATAAACGGCTCCGTGGAGAGGTGGGGAGGGACTGAGGTTACGGGAAAATCCCGCGCAACTCGTAGGCGTATGCGATCTTCTCAAGCGCGGACAGGAAGGCCGCGCAGCGGAGATCGATCTTCATTCCGTGTTTCTCCTGGATCACCCGGATCTGTCGGTAGGCCTCGACCATGGTATCCTCAAGGCCGGAATTGACGAGGTCGACCTCGTCAGGACCCTGGGCGATTTCGCGTATCAATTTGGCATCGATCGACTGGCCGGTCATTTTTTCGAGCGTCCGAAGGATTTTCAGGTTGCTGCGCTCCTCGAATCGTTTCTCCATGCGTCCGAAGCGGACGTGTGAGAGGTTTTTCAGCCACTCGAAATACGACACCGTCACCCCGCCGGCGTTGAGGTACATGTCCGGGATGATCAGGACGCCGCGTTGCGTCAATGCCTCGGCGGCGTCGGCCGTGACGGGGCCGTTGGCGGCCTCGGCGATGATCTTTGCCTTGATCCGGCCGGCGTTTTCC includes:
- the mnmA gene encoding tRNA 2-thiouridine(34) synthase MnmA, which gives rise to METPPHPSKGRVLVAMSGGVDSSVAAVLLREQGYEVIGITMKTWDYTSSGGRGGKEVGCCSLDSMNDARGVAMAFGFTHFIVDIREEFGDWVIERFTGEYLAGRTPNPCVLCNTHIKWAALLRRADDLGCAFIATGHYARVRHDEALGRHVLMRGLDANKDQSYALWGLPQEHLQRSIFPLGAYTKPQIRQMAHDYGLLRVADKPDSYEICFVPDNDYRRFLKERVPGLEAEVEGGSFVLSDGTAVGRHEGFPFYTIGQRHGLGLALGYPAYVTRIDAPSNTITVGPRKELLQQTLVARKLNLTKYPDLREERPAIAKIRYKDEGAPCIVWQSDDDTLHVAFAEPRHAITPGQSLVLYEGDDVLGGGWIHAVGEVQSEK
- a CDS encoding rhodanese-like domain-containing protein, with amino-acid sequence MTRYILLLLILLPLDMASAQTLVWSTVLRDVRNRYPEVEQISVDSLAHWLQDPNRQPPLLVDVRERSEYDLSHIAGAIHSAPDSADVDDLLAAAAGRPIVLYCSVGYRSSAKAQALLQAGATSVANLEGSVFMWANEGQPVERDGKAVREVHPYNRVWGVLLNKRLRGEVGRD